From SAR324 cluster bacterium, the proteins below share one genomic window:
- a CDS encoding branched-chain amino acid ABC transporter permease, with amino-acid sequence MIQHLLDGILVGSILSLGAIGLTLVMHTLRFANFSHAELLSVGAYAALVFDGLFGALYSQLRSTIDPLSLTWSLILAILFAMIATGLSAILIDKLVFRRIREKGDELSMVFASFGVAMVLRNLISLFFGLKSQLFSNDIAFAVVISRDPMILVKPDQVFVLFAALLVMLLFHLILSRTTFGYALQAVAENPVLAQISGVNLSRMLMMIWLIGGSLAGLSGIFYGLNNQINPVIGRDLVLPIFAATIVGGIGSVYGAVLGGFLVGIASNLALMILPSGYSPAVPFLIILGVLILRPNGILGEARS; translated from the coding sequence ATGATCCAGCATCTACTTGATGGAATCTTGGTCGGCTCAATTCTCTCTCTTGGAGCTATTGGATTAACCTTGGTGATGCACACTCTGCGATTCGCAAATTTTTCCCATGCAGAACTACTCTCTGTGGGTGCCTACGCAGCATTGGTTTTCGATGGACTATTCGGGGCGCTCTACTCCCAACTCCGCAGTACTATTGATCCTCTCAGTCTTACCTGGAGTCTAATTCTCGCAATTCTGTTTGCGATGATTGCAACCGGCCTCTCAGCGATCTTGATTGACAAGCTTGTCTTTCGCAGAATCCGTGAAAAAGGAGATGAACTATCGATGGTCTTTGCCTCCTTTGGGGTCGCCATGGTGCTCAGGAACCTAATCTCTCTCTTCTTTGGCTTGAAATCACAACTCTTCTCAAACGACATCGCCTTTGCCGTCGTGATTAGCCGAGATCCGATGATCCTCGTCAAACCTGATCAGGTTTTCGTGTTATTTGCTGCTCTGTTGGTAATGCTACTTTTTCATCTGATCCTGTCTCGAACTACCTTTGGATATGCGCTGCAAGCTGTCGCAGAGAACCCTGTTCTCGCCCAAATCTCCGGTGTGAACCTCTCTAGAATGTTGATGATGATTTGGCTGATTGGAGGCTCTTTGGCAGGACTTTCGGGAATATTTTATGGATTGAACAACCAGATTAATCCTGTCATCGGTCGGGACCTTGTTTTGCCAATCTTTGCTGCCACAATTGTGGGGGGCATTGGTTCAGTTTACGGTGCTGTTCTGGGAGGATTTTTGGTAGGAATCGCATCCAATCTAGCGCTGATGATTCTTCCTTCGGGTTACAGCCCCGCAGTTCCCTTTCTGATCATCTTGGGAGTTCTCATTCTTCGACCGAATGGAATTCTTGGTGAGGCCAGATCATGA
- a CDS encoding ABC transporter substrate-binding protein: MFVRFFKSFRCLRHALLLGMVGFSSTVYAQNCTTKIGAVLPTSVDWGRPIAATAQFAVDLANEAGGVAGCQVEMVLRDTQVDPKVGVDAAKALVDLEKVPVLLGAVSSGVTIPILTSVAVPAGVMEVSCCSSSTKITALAEEGKTKGLWFRTFATSGVQAAVGTMLARDQGYKSVVVLYKNDDWGQDISKLTVRAMKSLGINVTNSIAINDGQASYRAEVTEALKGNPEGIYMALYPKEGISVVREWLSLGGSQNMIMANSMKSDEFKDSVGLKYLKNALGTDTASPRVESASKFVEMYKARFNSEPNGPGLANSFDATMVALLAMEAAGPNASGTQIAAQVGKVTDPKGTPITADTAGFKKAKEVLKSGGSVMYQGATGNVRFDANGDVSAPAVAWSFTESGTKEERYITLDEVDAFMATMQ, translated from the coding sequence ATGTTTGTTAGATTTTTCAAATCCTTTCGTTGCTTGCGACATGCGTTACTACTGGGGATGGTTGGATTTTCCAGCACCGTGTATGCCCAGAATTGCACAACAAAGATTGGCGCAGTCTTACCAACATCTGTTGACTGGGGTCGTCCTATAGCAGCAACTGCTCAGTTTGCCGTCGATTTGGCCAATGAAGCTGGAGGAGTTGCAGGCTGCCAGGTGGAGATGGTTCTGAGAGATACTCAGGTGGATCCAAAGGTCGGCGTTGATGCCGCAAAAGCTTTGGTCGATTTAGAAAAAGTTCCTGTTCTACTAGGTGCAGTTTCCAGTGGGGTAACGATTCCAATCCTCACCTCTGTCGCAGTGCCAGCTGGAGTGATGGAAGTTTCCTGCTGTTCATCCTCCACAAAGATCACAGCACTTGCTGAGGAAGGCAAAACCAAGGGATTGTGGTTCCGCACCTTTGCCACTTCTGGAGTACAAGCAGCAGTGGGAACAATGCTAGCACGTGATCAGGGATATAAATCAGTCGTTGTCCTTTACAAAAACGATGATTGGGGTCAGGACATCTCAAAGTTGACCGTCAGAGCCATGAAATCTTTGGGAATCAACGTGACCAATTCAATTGCCATCAATGATGGTCAAGCTTCCTACCGTGCAGAGGTGACAGAAGCTCTCAAAGGAAATCCGGAAGGCATCTACATGGCACTGTATCCCAAAGAGGGGATTTCTGTCGTCCGCGAATGGCTTTCACTTGGTGGTTCTCAAAATATGATCATGGCCAACTCGATGAAATCAGATGAATTCAAAGATAGTGTTGGTTTGAAGTATTTGAAGAACGCTTTGGGTACCGATACCGCATCACCAAGAGTTGAATCTGCCTCCAAATTTGTAGAAATGTACAAAGCTCGATTCAATTCGGAACCAAATGGACCAGGTTTAGCCAACAGCTTCGATGCCACGATGGTTGCTCTGCTCGCAATGGAAGCCGCAGGACCCAACGCTTCCGGGACTCAAATCGCCGCTCAAGTTGGCAAGGTTACTGATCCCAAAGGAACCCCCATCACAGCAGATACGGCTGGATTTAAAAAGGCCAAGGAAGTTCTGAAAAGCGGGGGATCTGTCATGTATCAGGGTGCCACCGGCAACGTACGTTTCGATGCTAATGGCGATGTCTCTGCTCCTGCAGTTGCATGGAGTTTTACGGAATCAGGGACCAAGGAGGAGCGCTACATCACCCTTGATGAAGTAGATGCTTTCATGGCCACCATGCAATAA
- a CDS encoding NAD(P)-dependent oxidoreductase, translating into MNLSNILFVGLGNLGSALSIRIAEVSKQLMIYDLNLQVRDEIQKKHPNLLGVDLPAGFSEANVILTCLPNSKDVQSVVDLALRDPKNLESVRYWIDATSGSPKLSQQIAAQLQEYQVDYIDCALSGGPAGASSGSLTAMIGGKEEAFHAVKELIQSFGKNLVHLGPVGSGHAVKAVNNTLLAANILSVAEAMITLKSFDVPLEKALSAINTSSGRSWVSQQRFPDHVLPRTFNYGFSFGLHCKDVGTFEGMINDHNLEVSMLRKVLKTMQDAIVQLNPDADHLEVIKMIEDQSGFTIQ; encoded by the coding sequence ATGAACCTTAGCAATATTTTATTTGTTGGTTTAGGAAATCTGGGGAGTGCACTCAGCATTAGGATTGCTGAAGTGAGCAAGCAGTTAATGATTTACGATCTCAATCTTCAAGTCAGAGATGAGATTCAAAAAAAGCATCCTAATCTTCTTGGGGTTGATCTGCCAGCGGGCTTTTCAGAAGCCAATGTCATCCTGACTTGTTTGCCGAACTCCAAGGATGTGCAGAGCGTCGTCGACTTAGCCCTCCGAGATCCAAAAAACTTGGAAAGTGTTCGTTACTGGATTGACGCTACTTCCGGGAGTCCCAAGCTTTCTCAGCAGATTGCGGCTCAGCTTCAGGAATATCAAGTTGACTACATTGATTGCGCCCTCTCAGGCGGCCCAGCAGGCGCGAGTTCGGGGTCTCTGACGGCGATGATTGGAGGAAAAGAGGAAGCATTTCATGCTGTGAAAGAACTGATTCAATCTTTTGGAAAGAACCTCGTCCATCTCGGGCCAGTGGGATCTGGTCATGCAGTGAAAGCAGTCAATAATACTTTGCTAGCTGCAAACATTCTCAGCGTAGCTGAGGCAATGATTACTTTGAAATCCTTTGATGTCCCCTTAGAAAAAGCTCTGTCAGCAATCAACACATCTTCTGGACGCTCGTGGGTTTCACAACAGAGATTTCCTGACCATGTACTACCAAGGACTTTTAACTACGGTTTTTCTTTTGGTTTGCATTGTAAAGATGTTGGTACCTTTGAGGGAATGATAAATGATCATAACCTAGAAGTGTCTATGTTGCGCAAAGTCTTGAAGACTATGCAGGATGCAATTGTGCAACTGAACCCTGATGCTGATCACTTGGAAGTTATTAAAATGATTGAAGATCAATCAGGATTTACGATCCAATGA
- a CDS encoding pyridoxal phosphate-dependent aminotransferase: MNTLNAHLGIRKEIRELTFSPIREIVRFAENQNEVIPFWFGEPDVSTPDFISRAAKEALDQGETFYAPNAGIPKLREAIADYMNDLYQTEITFKQITVSVSAMNAIMIAAQSLVQQASKIVVLLPSWPNIPAVQKIMGARVEGVPIQMKDGKWNLDLDHLFDACGTDTSVIVINSPNNPSGWTMSTEEQRAVLDFARKKGIWIVSDEVYARLSFNHRHAPSFCEIINPDDRVVVVNSFSKSWAMTGWRLGWLTAPVEVSKEFEKLTEYNVAGPPPFIQQAGVVALRDGEAFIQESNKRYLKALSVFSDWASSEDRIEFDRPEATFYAFFRVNDGTDSMSMAKDLLINHNVGLAPGYAFGQQYDSYLRLCFAASLPKLERGLEGISSWLQGQIDKK; this comes from the coding sequence ATGAACACACTTAATGCCCATCTTGGTATCAGAAAAGAGATTCGTGAATTAACCTTTTCACCAATTCGGGAAATTGTACGATTTGCTGAAAATCAAAATGAGGTAATTCCATTTTGGTTTGGTGAGCCTGACGTCAGTACTCCGGATTTCATTTCTAGAGCAGCAAAAGAAGCACTCGATCAAGGAGAAACTTTCTATGCACCGAATGCAGGGATTCCAAAGTTAAGGGAAGCCATTGCTGATTACATGAACGATCTTTATCAAACTGAGATCACATTCAAGCAGATAACCGTCTCCGTTTCTGCAATGAATGCAATCATGATTGCAGCACAATCTTTGGTGCAACAAGCTTCTAAAATTGTTGTCTTATTACCAAGTTGGCCAAACATTCCAGCGGTACAAAAAATAATGGGGGCTAGGGTAGAGGGGGTCCCAATACAAATGAAAGATGGGAAATGGAACCTCGATCTGGACCATCTCTTTGATGCCTGCGGAACTGATACATCAGTAATTGTTATCAATTCCCCCAACAATCCCTCTGGCTGGACCATGAGTACCGAGGAACAAAGAGCAGTGTTGGATTTTGCTCGGAAGAAAGGAATCTGGATCGTCAGTGATGAAGTTTACGCACGTCTTAGCTTCAATCACAGACATGCGCCATCCTTCTGTGAAATAATCAATCCAGATGACAGGGTCGTGGTGGTGAACAGCTTTTCCAAATCATGGGCAATGACTGGCTGGCGCCTAGGATGGCTGACTGCTCCGGTTGAAGTTAGTAAGGAATTTGAAAAACTCACTGAATACAATGTTGCCGGCCCACCACCCTTCATTCAGCAAGCCGGAGTTGTTGCCCTGAGAGACGGAGAAGCCTTCATTCAGGAAAGCAACAAGCGATATCTGAAAGCACTTTCAGTGTTTTCAGATTGGGCCAGTTCAGAAGATCGGATTGAATTTGACAGACCGGAAGCCACTTTTTATGCATTTTTTAGGGTCAATGATGGTACTGACAGCATGAGTATGGCCAAAGATTTATTGATTAATCATAACGTTGGGCTAGCTCCTGGTTATGCTTTTGGGCAACAATATGATTCTTATCTTCGGCTTTGTTTTGCGGCATCACTACCAAAACTTGAGAGAGGGTTAGAGGGAATTTCTTCGTGGCTTCAGGGTCAAATTGACAAAAAGTGA
- a CDS encoding branched-chain amino acid ABC transporter permease, translating into MIGLISYLVFFATVASILAIAVLGLNLQWGNTGLFNGGVAAFFGAGAYGLLLLGGTEQADHIGGFELFYLVALVGGILLSGLIAWVVGILTIRLRRDYLAIATFGVAVAFENLMRNAEWLSGGAKGMRGFERPFEDSIGDPFVFNIIFFCFSILVLLGVYLFLEKLICSPFGRLLRAIREDEVAAQSLGKAPNRVRLIAFVVGSMIMGLAGGLYATFYAFVSPQDVLPTLTFQIWAMLIVGGSGNNQGGILGAFLIWAAWTASGWMLSKFAPVEAQLYTGTLQYIMIGMIIVGMLLWRPQGLLPEKLIVSQ; encoded by the coding sequence ATGATCGGACTAATTTCTTATCTTGTCTTCTTTGCAACAGTCGCTTCTATTCTCGCCATTGCAGTTCTAGGCCTAAACCTTCAATGGGGCAACACAGGACTTTTCAATGGTGGAGTTGCGGCTTTTTTTGGTGCAGGTGCCTATGGTTTACTTCTTTTGGGTGGAACAGAGCAGGCAGATCATATTGGAGGATTTGAACTTTTTTATCTGGTTGCTCTAGTTGGTGGAATTTTGCTTTCAGGATTGATCGCATGGGTTGTGGGGATTCTTACAATTCGACTGCGTAGAGACTACCTTGCGATAGCAACCTTTGGAGTAGCTGTTGCGTTTGAAAATCTCATGCGCAATGCAGAGTGGTTATCAGGAGGTGCCAAGGGAATGAGAGGCTTTGAAAGACCTTTTGAAGATTCCATCGGTGACCCATTTGTGTTCAATATTATTTTTTTCTGCTTTTCTATATTAGTACTTCTGGGCGTCTATTTATTTTTAGAGAAGTTGATCTGCTCTCCCTTTGGAAGGTTGTTAAGAGCAATTCGAGAAGATGAAGTTGCAGCGCAATCCCTTGGTAAAGCCCCAAATAGAGTTCGCTTAATAGCGTTTGTCGTAGGTTCCATGATTATGGGACTAGCAGGTGGGCTCTATGCGACTTTCTACGCATTCGTCAGTCCACAAGATGTCTTGCCAACATTGACTTTCCAAATTTGGGCAATGCTGATAGTAGGTGGCTCTGGGAATAACCAAGGGGGAATCCTTGGGGCATTTCTCATCTGGGCTGCATGGACAGCAAGTGGCTGGATGCTCTCAAAATTTGCTCCTGTTGAAGCTCAACTCTACACAGGGACCCTGCAATACATTATGATCGGCATGATTATTGTGGGCATGCTTCTTTGGCGACCCCAAGGGCTTTTGCCAGAAAAGCTAATCGTGTCGCAATAG
- a CDS encoding ABC transporter ATP-binding protein encodes MVDAALEVTRLVAGYDTDFPILQGINIRIKRNSVTLVIGPNGAGKSTLIKAIAGVVPSFSGKIQFGGKSLRGIRPDQLGEFGIAYVPQTENIFRNLSVKRNIELVLGLAGHKHSGQFKDLMDLFPALSEKLTAKASTLSGGQRQMLALAMALAKKPSILLMDEPSAGLSPKVAEEVLTFTKSLTEQQVTILLVEQNVKQALEVADHCYILAEGRNQLDDTAKRMIGNPLLSEIFMGSKRVTS; translated from the coding sequence TCACTAGGCTCGTAGCTGGCTACGACACTGATTTCCCAATTCTTCAAGGGATAAACATTCGAATCAAAAGAAACTCTGTAACACTAGTCATCGGGCCAAACGGTGCCGGGAAGTCCACCTTGATCAAAGCAATTGCTGGTGTCGTTCCAAGCTTTTCTGGAAAGATACAGTTCGGGGGCAAATCATTGCGGGGAATTCGTCCGGATCAATTGGGTGAGTTTGGGATCGCCTATGTTCCCCAGACAGAAAACATCTTCCGTAACCTTAGCGTCAAAAGGAATATTGAACTTGTCTTGGGGTTAGCTGGCCATAAACATTCTGGCCAATTCAAAGACTTGATGGATTTGTTTCCTGCTCTTTCAGAAAAATTGACAGCAAAGGCAAGTACGCTCTCCGGAGGACAACGACAAATGCTTGCTTTGGCAATGGCCTTGGCAAAAAAACCCAGCATTCTTTTGATGGATGAACCATCTGCTGGCCTTTCACCGAAGGTAGCAGAAGAGGTCCTTACTTTCACAAAGAGCCTCACCGAACAACAAGTGACAATTTTATTAGTAGAACAAAACGTTAAGCAGGCCCTTGAGGTAGCTGACCATTGTTACATCCTGGCTGAGGGCAGAAATCAACTAGACGATACTGCAAAAAGAATGATTGGGAATCCACTCCTCAGCGAAATTTTTATGGGTAGCAAGAGAGTAACAAGCTGA
- the npdG gene encoding NADPH-dependent F420 reductase: MTDIKKIGIIGGSGALGSALAHRFIKECFEVTIGSRSPEKVISRIGDSIKDLDVQNLKIQGIAQTASESELIFLTVPFVAHQKTVHEIKPHVHGKIVVDTTVPLVPPKVARVQLPDSGCVARKTQEILGNEVHVVSALHNVAATALAKSETPDGEVMVFGNNKEARETVIQLISKISLKGWHCGSIDNAVVAESLTPVLIFMNKFYSFKGSGIKIFDESMSQ; encoded by the coding sequence ATGACTGATATCAAAAAAATTGGCATTATTGGTGGTTCAGGTGCACTTGGATCTGCGTTAGCTCATAGATTCATTAAAGAATGCTTTGAAGTGACGATTGGATCCAGATCTCCAGAAAAAGTGATCTCCAGAATTGGTGACTCAATCAAGGATTTAGATGTTCAAAATCTAAAGATCCAAGGAATTGCTCAAACTGCCAGTGAAAGTGAATTGATTTTTCTGACGGTACCTTTTGTAGCTCATCAAAAAACTGTTCATGAAATCAAGCCTCATGTTCACGGGAAAATTGTAGTTGATACTACCGTCCCCCTCGTTCCACCGAAAGTTGCAAGGGTGCAGTTACCTGACTCAGGATGTGTTGCTCGTAAGACCCAAGAGATTTTGGGGAATGAAGTTCATGTCGTATCTGCTTTACACAACGTGGCAGCAACAGCACTTGCCAAATCTGAAACACCTGATGGTGAGGTAATGGTCTTCGGTAACAATAAAGAGGCCAGAGAAACTGTGATTCAATTGATTTCGAAAATTTCTTTGAAAGGATGGCATTGTGGATCTATCGACAATGCTGTGGTTGCAGAAAGTTTAACTCCTGTTCTAATTTTTATGAATAAATTTTACAGCTTCAAGGGTTCTGGAATTAAAATTTTTGATGAAAGTATGTCTCAATAA
- a CDS encoding aldo/keto reductase: MKKIPRTSIEGLSINQLITGLWQVADIEKEGHLFDLEDGANELEKYYQDGFDTFDMADHYGSAELIAGRLLARYQNVQHKPIACTKWCPVPGQMTKEVVRKGVQERLDRLGVEQLDLLQFHWWTFQHPAWLDALHELAELRERGLIKELGVTNFDAAHLHLALADGIPIRSNQVSFSLLDRRAGGSLKEVCEHHAVKILAYGTLCGGFLSKRWLGQGDPEKISDWSRMKYRRFIESSGGWNAFQSILSAVEKIAQKHRVSVANVATKWVLSQDHVAAVIVGARLGESQHRQNNMELFEFELDDEDFQSLEETFKETTPVPGDCGDEYRKPPFLTATGDLSHHLEQVEKIFVSNQSESRDDARQVLSGSKWEDIAGYCRAQRICDLIVVSGTTATAGHSRIVARGDAAAQTTFILDKIAAALEALGSSVKDVIRTRIYLVNVEDTLAVSKAHGRVFGQIKPANTLLQVGGLVGDYLVEIEADALVRNNNSLN, translated from the coding sequence ATGAAAAAAATTCCACGAACTTCAATTGAGGGATTATCCATTAATCAGTTGATCACAGGACTCTGGCAAGTTGCTGACATAGAGAAAGAGGGGCATTTATTTGATCTCGAAGACGGGGCGAATGAACTGGAGAAATACTACCAAGATGGCTTTGACACTTTTGATATGGCTGACCATTATGGAAGTGCAGAATTGATTGCGGGTAGACTCTTGGCTAGATATCAAAATGTACAACATAAGCCAATCGCCTGTACAAAGTGGTGCCCGGTGCCTGGGCAAATGACAAAGGAGGTTGTCAGAAAAGGAGTCCAAGAACGTCTTGATCGTCTCGGAGTTGAACAGTTGGACTTACTACAATTTCACTGGTGGACTTTCCAGCACCCTGCCTGGCTGGATGCTTTACACGAACTCGCTGAACTACGAGAAAGGGGACTCATCAAAGAGTTGGGAGTAACCAATTTCGATGCTGCACATCTACACCTTGCGCTGGCTGATGGTATTCCCATCCGGAGCAATCAAGTTAGTTTTTCATTGTTGGATAGAAGGGCGGGAGGTTCACTCAAAGAAGTGTGTGAACACCATGCGGTGAAAATTCTAGCCTACGGAACACTCTGTGGAGGGTTCCTATCCAAAAGATGGTTGGGTCAAGGCGACCCAGAGAAGATTTCAGATTGGAGCCGGATGAAATATCGGCGCTTTATCGAATCTTCTGGAGGCTGGAATGCTTTTCAATCCATCCTTTCTGCAGTTGAAAAGATTGCTCAGAAACATCGAGTTTCAGTTGCCAATGTGGCGACAAAATGGGTTCTCTCTCAAGACCATGTCGCGGCTGTAATCGTTGGAGCTAGACTTGGAGAGAGTCAGCATCGCCAGAACAATATGGAACTTTTCGAATTTGAACTTGATGACGAGGATTTTCAATCTCTTGAAGAAACTTTTAAGGAAACGACTCCAGTACCAGGAGATTGCGGTGACGAATATAGAAAACCACCCTTTTTGACAGCAACGGGAGATCTCTCTCATCACCTGGAACAGGTGGAAAAAATATTCGTAAGCAATCAGAGTGAGAGCAGGGATGATGCTCGACAGGTTCTCTCAGGTAGTAAGTGGGAGGATATTGCAGGATATTGCCGTGCCCAGCGTATCTGTGATTTGATCGTAGTTTCAGGAACTACAGCAACTGCTGGACATAGCCGCATCGTTGCCCGAGGGGATGCTGCCGCACAAACCACTTTTATCCTCGACAAAATTGCAGCCGCCTTGGAAGCCTTGGGCTCGTCGGTGAAAGATGTGATTCGCACAAGGATCTATCTTGTGAACGTAGAGGATACTTTGGCTGTTTCAAAGGCTCATGGTCGTGTCTTTGGTCAAATCAAACCTGCGAACACTCTTCTTCAGGTGGGGGGCTTGGTAGGGGATTACTTAGTGGAGATTGAGGCTGATGCATTGGTTAGAAATAACAACAGCCTCAACTAG